In Brevinema andersonii, a single genomic region encodes these proteins:
- a CDS encoding transposase: MRFFHRIINHKFEFSRNGIHINSVESFWETLKRGVYGIYHHISLKYLQRYIDEFSFRYNHQDNNAFYVLLIGVLIHYYKSFNISKIESLSIV; this comes from the coding sequence TTGAGATTCTTTCACCGAATAATTAATCATAAATTCGAATTTTCAAGGAACGGAATTCATATAAATTCCGTAGAATCCTTCTGGGAAACACTAAAACGAGGCGTCTACGGCATTTATCACCACATTTCCCTGAAATACCTGCAAAGATATATCGATGAATTTTCCTTCCGTTATAATCATCAGGATAACAATGCTTTTTATGTTTTACTAATAGGTGTTTTAATTCATTATTATAAATCTTTTAATATTTCTAAAATAGAGTCTTTATCTATCGTATAA
- the spoVG gene encoding septation regulator SpoVG produces the protein MEITDIRIKKVEGDANKLQAYASVTFDDCFVIHNIKIIDGREGLFIAMPSRKTRSGELKDVAHPINSEFRDRLQSAILEAYHAE, from the coding sequence ATGGAAATCACAGATATCCGCATTAAAAAAGTAGAAGGGGATGCTAATAAGTTACAGGCCTATGCATCAGTAACATTTGACGACTGCTTTGTTATCCACAATATTAAAATTATCGATGGTAGAGAAGGGTTATTTATTGCAATGCCTTCCCGTAAAACACGTAGTGGTGAACTGAAAGATGTAGCACATCCTATCAATTCAGAATTTCGTGATCGCTTACAAAGCGCTATTCTTGAAGCTTATCACGCAGAATAA
- the ispE gene encoding 4-(cytidine 5'-diphospho)-2-C-methyl-D-erythritol kinase has product MLAEFYSTSKINLFLDVPGRDPVDGYHFINSIFYEIPWGDKIQIFSAHTDETLFLNNPQNLIAEKNTVSEALYLFKEQFGIKHSFKIIIEKKVPLGAGLGGGSGDAGAVLKFLCKHYGINIIECLSIAQKVGSDVPFFLYGGAALVQEKGEKIVPLDQVIDEQVQILVVTPNIHISTRNAFESLKNISKNLDNSKKIENFLKKQVWSLDFLEKNVYNIFELNIKELNERLDEFRYFLQQFNQNFMVMTGSGSSFVLFYSDKQILEKAVHSLKTIECNLLYFYKN; this is encoded by the coding sequence ATGCTGGCTGAATTTTATTCCACCTCAAAAATTAATTTATTTTTGGATGTCCCGGGGCGGGATCCTGTTGATGGTTATCATTTTATTAACAGTATTTTTTATGAAATTCCTTGGGGAGATAAAATACAAATTTTTTCCGCCCATACTGATGAAACATTATTTCTTAACAATCCTCAAAATTTAATAGCAGAAAAAAATACAGTTTCTGAAGCATTATATTTATTTAAAGAACAATTTGGAATAAAACACTCTTTCAAAATTATTATTGAAAAAAAAGTTCCATTAGGTGCAGGATTAGGAGGAGGATCAGGTGATGCTGGCGCTGTTTTGAAATTTTTATGCAAGCACTACGGAATAAATATTATAGAATGCTTATCCATTGCACAAAAAGTTGGAAGTGATGTACCTTTTTTTCTTTATGGAGGAGCAGCATTGGTTCAAGAGAAAGGAGAAAAAATTGTTCCTCTTGACCAAGTGATAGATGAACAAGTTCAAATATTAGTAGTAACTCCAAACATACATATATCCACGAGAAATGCTTTTGAAAGTTTAAAAAATATATCTAAAAATCTTGATAATTCAAAAAAAATAGAAAATTTTTTAAAAAAACAAGTTTGGAGTCTTGATTTTTTAGAAAAAAACGTGTATAATATTTTTGAATTAAATATTAAAGAATTGAATGAAAGGCTTGATGAATTTCGCTATTTTCTTCAACAATTCAATCAAAACTTTATGGTAATGACAGGTAGCGGTTCCAGTTTTGTGCTCTTCTATTCGGATAAGCAAATTTTGGAAAAAGCCGTTCACAGCTTAAAAACTATAGAGTGTAATCTATTATATTTTTACAAAAATTGA
- a CDS encoding ABC transporter ATP-binding protein, giving the protein MMKQKIISAHKLTKIYKHPSGNVTVLKDTEFHAFKKESVAITGESGRGKTTLLYLLAGLDSADSGSIELNGTRIDMLSERKMAVFRSEEIGFIFQHHFLLSDLDALSNALLPLRITKQLNETSIERIKNLFEKLGLSQRMTHKPHELSGGERQRVAVIRALANNPSIIFADEPTGSLDKENALHLEEILFDLVREHSTTLIISTHSSRLAEHSERIVRIEDISGVR; this is encoded by the coding sequence ATGATGAAACAAAAAATTATTTCAGCCCACAAGCTGACAAAAATTTATAAACATCCTTCAGGTAATGTTACAGTACTAAAAGATACAGAATTTCACGCCTTCAAAAAAGAAAGTGTCGCCATCACAGGAGAAAGCGGTCGTGGAAAAACAACATTGCTTTACTTGCTGGCAGGATTGGATTCAGCAGATTCTGGAAGCATCGAACTCAATGGCACAAGGATCGATATGCTTTCTGAGCGCAAAATGGCAGTATTTCGTTCAGAAGAAATTGGTTTTATTTTTCAGCATCACTTTTTGCTTTCGGATCTTGATGCGCTATCAAATGCTCTTTTGCCTCTTCGAATTACCAAGCAATTAAATGAGACTTCTATTGAAAGGATAAAAAACCTTTTTGAAAAACTGGGACTATCCCAACGGATGACTCATAAACCTCACGAACTTTCAGGAGGAGAAAGGCAACGGGTTGCAGTGATTCGAGCTCTGGCAAACAATCCATCTATTATTTTCGCAGATGAACCAACAGGTTCTCTCGACAAAGAAAATGCCCTTCATCTAGAAGAAATTTTGTTTGATCTTGTACGCGAACATAGTACAACATTGATTATTTCAACACACAGCAGTCGACTTGCCGAACATTCAGAACGCATTGTCCGAATTGAAGATATTTCAGGAGTAAGGTGA
- a CDS encoding ABC transporter permease has translation MKYDFIDRLNLAAYLAVRRLLPKSSTPGASLLPKLAFTSVTLGVTASILILSLANGLHYNYLERLAEKDAHITVLAPNGIPEPETFISLIKSINGVVDSFPYAQGEVLLKSWFETQGALLKALPARFTNDATFLRLFSLQQGEWSFGKPRTITIGESVAQSLGLFLNDHIDVMIYDQDLGAITYRFKVAGIFSAGDASLDSSLVFISYKDAREILGFGAYAPYIGIRVRDFLRPEKYLAALEKEIPFQLTTWRMSNLNSILALNNEKQIIRMLLFIFFCVAFFGILSTMTALVADKREEIALLKALGMTPTEDALSFGLTGLFLGLSASALGSFFGIILSLNFNRIVRAVEAVINGLIQTWLTLTNQPPIAPFTFLNQKVYYLKEFPILLQAGDVFFSCFLAVSCVLLASLYPAGLSQKFKPAEILRKE, from the coding sequence ATGAAATATGATTTTATCGATCGTTTGAATTTGGCTGCCTATTTGGCGGTCCGGCGTCTGTTGCCCAAAAGTTCTACTCCTGGTGCATCTCTGCTACCCAAATTAGCTTTTACGTCTGTAACTTTGGGGGTTACAGCATCGATTTTAATTTTATCGCTCGCAAACGGACTTCACTACAATTATCTCGAACGGCTGGCTGAAAAAGATGCACATATCACTGTTTTGGCGCCGAACGGCATTCCCGAACCCGAAACTTTTATTTCGCTGATTAAAAGCATCAATGGTGTTGTTGATAGTTTTCCGTACGCTCAAGGCGAAGTTTTACTGAAAAGCTGGTTTGAAACTCAGGGGGCTCTTTTGAAGGCGTTACCAGCACGCTTTACAAACGATGCAACATTTTTGCGGCTGTTTTCGCTGCAGCAAGGCGAGTGGAGCTTTGGCAAGCCTCGAACGATCACAATCGGCGAATCGGTTGCGCAAAGCCTGGGACTTTTTCTGAACGATCATATTGATGTGATGATTTACGATCAGGATCTTGGTGCAATTACATATCGATTCAAGGTTGCGGGAATATTTTCTGCTGGTGATGCCTCACTGGATAGTTCATTAGTTTTTATTTCTTATAAAGACGCACGCGAAATACTAGGATTTGGTGCCTATGCTCCATATATTGGCATTCGGGTTCGGGATTTCCTGCGTCCGGAAAAATATCTGGCTGCACTCGAAAAGGAGATACCGTTTCAGCTGACAACTTGGCGGATGTCCAATCTCAATTCTATACTTGCACTCAACAACGAAAAACAAATCATTCGTATGCTTTTGTTCATTTTCTTCTGTGTAGCATTTTTCGGGATTTTGTCGACAATGACAGCACTGGTAGCAGACAAACGGGAGGAAATAGCTCTACTCAAAGCACTGGGCATGACTCCCACAGAAGATGCTTTATCTTTTGGGCTAACTGGATTATTTTTAGGATTATCGGCTTCGGCATTAGGATCCTTTTTTGGAATTATATTAAGTTTAAATTTCAATCGCATTGTTCGTGCAGTCGAAGCGGTGATCAATGGTCTTATTCAAACTTGGCTAACCCTGACCAACCAGCCTCCCATTGCACCTTTTACGTTTCTCAATCAAAAAGTATATTATCTTAAAGAATTTCCCATCTTACTTCAAGCAGGTGATGTTTTTTTTTCTTGCTTTTTAGCGGTGTCATGTGTTTTGCTAGCATCTCTTTACCCTGCAGGGCTGTCACAAAAATTCAAGCCAGCAGAAATTTTACGGAAAGAGTAG
- the secG gene encoding preprotein translocase subunit SecG, with protein sequence MIIFLFTVFIISIVLLIPAILIQSSGSDNGIFSANITAGSFGARSNEILVKFTAYCAAVFMLSALAMSVYFVNLSAPPVPSEEQVRQSDAPPVQE encoded by the coding sequence ATGATTATTTTTTTATTTACAGTTTTTATTATTTCTATTGTGCTGCTGATTCCTGCGATTTTGATTCAATCGAGCGGATCGGATAATGGCATTTTTTCTGCGAATATTACGGCCGGATCATTTGGTGCACGGTCGAACGAAATTCTAGTGAAATTTACGGCATATTGTGCGGCAGTTTTTATGCTTTCGGCACTTGCGATGTCGGTATATTTTGTCAATCTCAGTGCCCCTCCCGTTCCTTCAGAAGAGCAGGTTCGACAAAGTGATGCTCCTCCTGTTCAGGAATAA
- a CDS encoding glycogen synthase: MSRGHVQKPEKILFAAGEAVPFAKVGGLADVITALAKALKKQKYDIRIIMPKYRSTSNFMKKHNIVLESLYKASIMLNGEKISFLVEEVIYQELPFIFVNAPEFFDRDGFYTDPQTGRDFQDNLKRYVFFDKAVLETCKVMSFIPDILHCHDWHMGLVPLYKKALPEYKNVFTHTHTVFTIHNLSYQGIFPIDQYPQLDLNWKYFNMNGLEYYRHINFLKGGIVFSEAVNTVSQTYACEIQTEALGAGLEGVIQEKSIYGAFCGIMNGVDYSEWDPKTDTYLMSEFGLNYDIKSLKNKQLIKEQFSEKYGLQLDPNIPLVGMITRLFDQKGLDIFLEGIEILLRKNIAFAILGTGKREYEEKLIKIACAYPQHFFVRIGFDIPLSHAIEAAADMFLMPSNFEPSGLNQLYSMRYGTVPIVRKTGGLADSVTDGRTGFIFDEYHPDALIDTVLRAVHLWRSDKKAWLNIMKTGMKEDWSWKRSAKGYINMYKSILNAD; this comes from the coding sequence ATGTCCCGGGGGCATGTTCAAAAACCTGAAAAAATCCTGTTTGCAGCAGGCGAAGCAGTTCCTTTTGCCAAAGTCGGAGGCTTGGCAGATGTAATTACAGCGCTTGCGAAGGCACTCAAAAAACAAAAGTATGATATCCGTATCATCATGCCTAAGTATAGAAGCACTTCAAATTTTATGAAAAAACATAACATCGTACTGGAATCCTTGTATAAAGCATCTATCATGCTGAATGGGGAAAAGATTTCGTTTTTGGTGGAAGAAGTGATTTACCAGGAGTTGCCATTTATTTTTGTGAATGCTCCAGAATTCTTTGACCGTGATGGCTTCTATACCGACCCTCAAACTGGTCGTGATTTTCAAGACAATCTAAAACGCTATGTTTTTTTCGATAAGGCGGTGTTAGAAACCTGTAAAGTAATGTCTTTTATTCCAGATATTCTGCACTGTCACGACTGGCATATGGGACTTGTGCCGCTCTATAAAAAAGCACTGCCTGAATATAAAAATGTCTTTACCCATACGCATACGGTATTTACCATTCATAATTTGTCTTATCAAGGGATTTTTCCGATCGATCAATATCCGCAGTTAGATCTCAACTGGAAATACTTCAATATGAATGGCCTTGAATATTATCGTCATATTAACTTTCTAAAGGGTGGAATAGTTTTTTCTGAAGCGGTGAATACAGTCAGCCAGACCTATGCGTGCGAAATTCAAACAGAAGCACTCGGTGCGGGTTTGGAAGGTGTTATTCAAGAAAAATCAATATATGGTGCGTTTTGCGGCATTATGAACGGCGTTGATTATTCTGAGTGGGATCCTAAAACGGACACTTATTTGATGTCGGAATTTGGTTTAAATTACGACATCAAATCGCTCAAAAATAAACAGTTAATTAAAGAACAATTTTCTGAAAAATATGGATTGCAGCTTGATCCAAATATTCCACTTGTTGGAATGATCACACGGCTTTTCGACCAAAAAGGCCTTGATATTTTTCTTGAAGGAATAGAAATTTTGCTTAGAAAAAATATTGCTTTCGCAATACTCGGCACGGGAAAACGTGAATATGAAGAAAAATTAATCAAAATAGCTTGTGCATATCCCCAGCATTTTTTTGTTCGGATTGGGTTTGATATTCCGTTATCGCATGCGATCGAAGCTGCGGCTGATATGTTTTTGATGCCATCGAATTTCGAACCTTCGGGATTAAATCAGCTGTACAGCATGCGTTATGGTACGGTGCCTATTGTCCGCAAAACTGGAGGTTTAGCTGATTCCGTCACCGATGGTAGAACAGGTTTTATTTTTGATGAATACCATCCAGATGCTCTGATTGATACAGTATTAAGAGCCGTGCATTTGTGGCGTTCCGATAAAAAAGCATGGCTTAATATAATGAAAACTGGCATGAAAGAAGACTGGTCCTGGAAACGCTCTGCAAAAGGCTATATCAATATGTATAAAAGTATCCTCAATGCTGACTGA